In Solanum pennellii chromosome 7, SPENNV200, the following are encoded in one genomic region:
- the LOC107024136 gene encoding probable plastidic glucose transporter 2 isoform X3, whose amino-acid sequence MLKLIQNAVQKEMTNPSWKYSCPHVLVATIVALLFGYHLGVVNEPLESISVDLGFSGDTLAEGLVVSTCLAAAFAGSLISGWIADGVGRRRAFQLCSLPMLLGASICATAKTLAGMLAGRFLVGLGLGVGPPVASLYVAEVSPAHVRGTYGSLIQIATCLGLMAALVIGIPVKNIVGWWRVCFWLSTIPAAILALAMMFCVESPHWLYKRGKLAEAEFEFERLLGSSHVKSAMLELSKSNRGDETESVKISELLHGRHSRVVFIGATLFALQQLSGINAVFYFSSTVFRRAGVSSNLANVFIGIANLTGSIVALVLMDKLGRKVLLHWSFFGMALAMALQVFASSGIASNYGAFYFSVGGMLLFVLTFAVGAGPVPGLLLPEIFPSRIRAKAMAFCMSVHWVVNFFVGLMFLRLLDQLGPHLLYSIFGTFCLMAVVFVKRNVMETKGKSLQEIEIALIPQEYRIVFQEFS is encoded by the exons ATGTTGAAGCTGATTCAG AATGCTGTACAAAAAGAGATGACAAATCCCTCTTGGAAGTATTCGTGTCCACATGTACTTGTAGCAACAATAGTTGCACTTCTGTTTGGCTATCATCTTGG GGTAGTGAATGAACCACTTGAAAGTATTTCAGTTGATCTTGGATTCAGCGGGGATACATTGGCGGAAG GTCTGGTGGTGAGTACGTGTCTGGCCGCTGCCTTTGCTGGATCCTTGATAAGTGGTTGGATTGCTGATGGAGTTGGCCGTCGTCGAGCCTTTCAGTTGTGCTCATTGCCTATGCTTTTGGGTGCTTCTATATG TGCAACTGCCAAAACCCTAGCAGGCATGCTTGCAGGAAGATTTTTAGTGGGATTAGGATTGGGCGTGGGTCCTCCGGTTGCTTCTCTTTACGTTGCAGAG GTTTCTCCTGCTCATGTGAGGGGTACTTACGGGAGTTTGATTCAAATAGCAACATGTCTTGGGCTGATGGCAGCTCTTGTTATAGGGATCCCCGTCAAGAATATAGTGGGTTG GTGGCGTGTGTGTTTTTGGTTGTCTACTATTCCTGCTGCAATACTTGCACTTGCTATGATGTTTTGTGTTGAGTCCCCTCATTGGCTATATAAG CGAGGAAAACTTGCTGAGGCTGAATTCGAGTTTGAGAGGCTTCTAGGAAGTTCACATGTTAAGAGTGCAATGCTAGAGCTTTCAAAGTCGAATAGAGGGGACGAAACTGAAAGTGTTAAGATCTCTGAATTGCTCCATGGACGGCATTCTAGAG TTGTTTTTATTGGGGCAACCCTATTTGCTTTACAACAGCTATCTGGAATAAATGCTGTGTTTTATTTCTCTTCAACTGTATTTAGACGTGCCGGAGTATCCTCGAACCTGGCAAATGTTTTTATTGGGATTGCAAACTTGACAG GGTCAATTGTGGCCTTGGTTCTGATGGACAAATTAGGAAGGAAAGTCCTCCTTCATTGGAGCTTCTTTGGAAtg GCTTTGGCCATGGCCCTTCAAGTGTTTGCTTCAAGTGGGATTGCATCAAATTATGGAGCTTTTTACTTCTCTGTTGGTGGCATGCTGCT GTTTGTCTTGACATTTGCTGTTGGAGCTGGTCCAGTTCCTGGTCTCCTCCTCCCAGAAATATTTCCCAGTCGAATTAGGGCTAAAGCTATGGCATTTTGTATGTCAGTTCACTGG GTGGTTAACTTTTTTGTTGGACTGATGTTCTTGCGCTTGCTCGACCAACTTGGGCCACACTTACTATACTCCATATTTGGCACCTTCTGCCTGATGGCCGTGGTATTTGTAAAGAGGAATGTGATGGAGACAAAGGGAAAGTCACTTCAAGAAATTGAGATTGCCCTTATTCCACAAGAATATAGA ATAGTTTTTCAGGAATTCTCGTGA
- the LOC107024136 gene encoding probable plastidic glucose transporter 2 isoform X1, whose product MYKRMTSRDSMSADVEADSVLLQNAVQKEMTNPSWKYSCPHVLVATIVALLFGYHLGVVNEPLESISVDLGFSGDTLAEGLVVSTCLAAAFAGSLISGWIADGVGRRRAFQLCSLPMLLGASICATAKTLAGMLAGRFLVGLGLGVGPPVASLYVAEVSPAHVRGTYGSLIQIATCLGLMAALVIGIPVKNIVGWWRVCFWLSTIPAAILALAMMFCVESPHWLYKRGKLAEAEFEFERLLGSSHVKSAMLELSKSNRGDETESVKISELLHGRHSRVVFIGATLFALQQLSGINAVFYFSSTVFRRAGVSSNLANVFIGIANLTGSIVALVLMDKLGRKVLLHWSFFGMALAMALQVFASSGIASNYGAFYFSVGGMLLFVLTFAVGAGPVPGLLLPEIFPSRIRAKAMAFCMSVHWVVNFFVGLMFLRLLDQLGPHLLYSIFGTFCLMAVVFVKRNVMETKGKSLQEIEIALIPQEYRIVFQEFS is encoded by the exons ATGTATAAGCGTATGACATCCAGAGATTCCATGAGTGCTGATGTTGAAGCTGATTCAG TTCTTCTTCAGAATGCTGTACAAAAAGAGATGACAAATCCCTCTTGGAAGTATTCGTGTCCACATGTACTTGTAGCAACAATAGTTGCACTTCTGTTTGGCTATCATCTTGG GGTAGTGAATGAACCACTTGAAAGTATTTCAGTTGATCTTGGATTCAGCGGGGATACATTGGCGGAAG GTCTGGTGGTGAGTACGTGTCTGGCCGCTGCCTTTGCTGGATCCTTGATAAGTGGTTGGATTGCTGATGGAGTTGGCCGTCGTCGAGCCTTTCAGTTGTGCTCATTGCCTATGCTTTTGGGTGCTTCTATATG TGCAACTGCCAAAACCCTAGCAGGCATGCTTGCAGGAAGATTTTTAGTGGGATTAGGATTGGGCGTGGGTCCTCCGGTTGCTTCTCTTTACGTTGCAGAG GTTTCTCCTGCTCATGTGAGGGGTACTTACGGGAGTTTGATTCAAATAGCAACATGTCTTGGGCTGATGGCAGCTCTTGTTATAGGGATCCCCGTCAAGAATATAGTGGGTTG GTGGCGTGTGTGTTTTTGGTTGTCTACTATTCCTGCTGCAATACTTGCACTTGCTATGATGTTTTGTGTTGAGTCCCCTCATTGGCTATATAAG CGAGGAAAACTTGCTGAGGCTGAATTCGAGTTTGAGAGGCTTCTAGGAAGTTCACATGTTAAGAGTGCAATGCTAGAGCTTTCAAAGTCGAATAGAGGGGACGAAACTGAAAGTGTTAAGATCTCTGAATTGCTCCATGGACGGCATTCTAGAG TTGTTTTTATTGGGGCAACCCTATTTGCTTTACAACAGCTATCTGGAATAAATGCTGTGTTTTATTTCTCTTCAACTGTATTTAGACGTGCCGGAGTATCCTCGAACCTGGCAAATGTTTTTATTGGGATTGCAAACTTGACAG GGTCAATTGTGGCCTTGGTTCTGATGGACAAATTAGGAAGGAAAGTCCTCCTTCATTGGAGCTTCTTTGGAAtg GCTTTGGCCATGGCCCTTCAAGTGTTTGCTTCAAGTGGGATTGCATCAAATTATGGAGCTTTTTACTTCTCTGTTGGTGGCATGCTGCT GTTTGTCTTGACATTTGCTGTTGGAGCTGGTCCAGTTCCTGGTCTCCTCCTCCCAGAAATATTTCCCAGTCGAATTAGGGCTAAAGCTATGGCATTTTGTATGTCAGTTCACTGG GTGGTTAACTTTTTTGTTGGACTGATGTTCTTGCGCTTGCTCGACCAACTTGGGCCACACTTACTATACTCCATATTTGGCACCTTCTGCCTGATGGCCGTGGTATTTGTAAAGAGGAATGTGATGGAGACAAAGGGAAAGTCACTTCAAGAAATTGAGATTGCCCTTATTCCACAAGAATATAGA ATAGTTTTTCAGGAATTCTCGTGA
- the LOC107024136 gene encoding probable plastidic glucose transporter 2 isoform X2, whose product MYKRMTSRDSMSADVEADSVLLQNAVQKEMTNPSWKYSCPHVLVATIVALLFGYHLGVVNEPLESISVDLGFSGDTLAEGLVVSTCLAAAFAGSLISGWIADGVGRRRAFQLCSLPMLLGASICATAKTLAGMLAGRFLVGLGLGVGPPVASLYVAEVSPAHVRGTYGSLIQIATCLGLMAALVIGIPVKNIVGWWRVCFWLSTIPAAILALAMMFCVESPHWLYKRGKLAEAEFEFERLLGSSHVKSAMLELSKSNRGDETESVKISELLHGRHSRVVFIGATLFALQQLSGINAVFYFSSTVFRRAGVSSNLANVFIGIANLTGSIVALVLMDKLGRKVLLHWSFFGMALAMALQVFASSGIASNYGAFYFSVGGMLLFVLTFAVGAGPVPGLLLPEIFPSRIRAKAMAFCMSVHWVVNFFVGLMFLRLLDQLGPHLLYSIFGTFCLMAVVFVKRNVMETKGKSLQEIEIALIPQEYREFS is encoded by the exons ATGTATAAGCGTATGACATCCAGAGATTCCATGAGTGCTGATGTTGAAGCTGATTCAG TTCTTCTTCAGAATGCTGTACAAAAAGAGATGACAAATCCCTCTTGGAAGTATTCGTGTCCACATGTACTTGTAGCAACAATAGTTGCACTTCTGTTTGGCTATCATCTTGG GGTAGTGAATGAACCACTTGAAAGTATTTCAGTTGATCTTGGATTCAGCGGGGATACATTGGCGGAAG GTCTGGTGGTGAGTACGTGTCTGGCCGCTGCCTTTGCTGGATCCTTGATAAGTGGTTGGATTGCTGATGGAGTTGGCCGTCGTCGAGCCTTTCAGTTGTGCTCATTGCCTATGCTTTTGGGTGCTTCTATATG TGCAACTGCCAAAACCCTAGCAGGCATGCTTGCAGGAAGATTTTTAGTGGGATTAGGATTGGGCGTGGGTCCTCCGGTTGCTTCTCTTTACGTTGCAGAG GTTTCTCCTGCTCATGTGAGGGGTACTTACGGGAGTTTGATTCAAATAGCAACATGTCTTGGGCTGATGGCAGCTCTTGTTATAGGGATCCCCGTCAAGAATATAGTGGGTTG GTGGCGTGTGTGTTTTTGGTTGTCTACTATTCCTGCTGCAATACTTGCACTTGCTATGATGTTTTGTGTTGAGTCCCCTCATTGGCTATATAAG CGAGGAAAACTTGCTGAGGCTGAATTCGAGTTTGAGAGGCTTCTAGGAAGTTCACATGTTAAGAGTGCAATGCTAGAGCTTTCAAAGTCGAATAGAGGGGACGAAACTGAAAGTGTTAAGATCTCTGAATTGCTCCATGGACGGCATTCTAGAG TTGTTTTTATTGGGGCAACCCTATTTGCTTTACAACAGCTATCTGGAATAAATGCTGTGTTTTATTTCTCTTCAACTGTATTTAGACGTGCCGGAGTATCCTCGAACCTGGCAAATGTTTTTATTGGGATTGCAAACTTGACAG GGTCAATTGTGGCCTTGGTTCTGATGGACAAATTAGGAAGGAAAGTCCTCCTTCATTGGAGCTTCTTTGGAAtg GCTTTGGCCATGGCCCTTCAAGTGTTTGCTTCAAGTGGGATTGCATCAAATTATGGAGCTTTTTACTTCTCTGTTGGTGGCATGCTGCT GTTTGTCTTGACATTTGCTGTTGGAGCTGGTCCAGTTCCTGGTCTCCTCCTCCCAGAAATATTTCCCAGTCGAATTAGGGCTAAAGCTATGGCATTTTGTATGTCAGTTCACTGG GTGGTTAACTTTTTTGTTGGACTGATGTTCTTGCGCTTGCTCGACCAACTTGGGCCACACTTACTATACTCCATATTTGGCACCTTCTGCCTGATGGCCGTGGTATTTGTAAAGAGGAATGTGATGGAGACAAAGGGAAAGTCACTTCAAGAAATTGAGATTGCCCTTATTCCACAAGAATATAGA GAATTCTCGTGA